The window TGATCTTACCGTTTTGTTCTACAGGGACATCAGTAATCCAGATATAATGCGCTTCGACTGGAGCTTTACCTGGCTCAGTCATGTCCGCCAATTCATTGTATGGAATGTGAACTTCAACAGCGTGCCGTGCGACTCGTGGTCGGAGATGAAAAGTGTGGAGCTTCTGGACATCTCTAACAACCAGCTGAGGGACAGTTATATTTATAACCCACTATGTGACACTAGAAACGTACTGCACAATCTTGAAACCTTCAACGTCAGTCGCAATAAACTTACCAGCCTCAGTGACTTGGCATCTCTGACCAAAGACTTTGTCAAGCTGACTACAATCGATATGAGCCACAACCAGCTGCGATCTATGGGAAACCGTGTCTGTTCCTGGAGACCGACCATTACCAAAGTAATCGCTCATCATAATAGTCTGACGAGTGACAGTTTTAATTGCCTTCCCACTTCTGTAAGCTTCCTCGATCTTTCATACAGCAGTCTAGACCAGCTtgacatggactattttaataaGGCATCCAATCTGACCGAGCTCCTCCTCAGCGGCAACAAGATCAAGTTCATCCCTTCCGGCTGGAGGAATCCATACTTGAGGATGCTCGCTTTAGATGGGAACTCCTTTGGACTTGTTAGCCTGACGTCTTTTAAGGACATGCCTAGCCTACATGTCCTGACCGCAGGCAACAACCCTTACCACTGTACTTGTGATCTCTATACCTTCATACAGGAAACCACAAGCAAGGGCAAAGTGACCATCACAGACTGGCCAAACAACTACAAGTGTTACCATCCTGAGCATCTTCTCAACACAATGGTATCACAATACTTCCCTGGTCATTTAGCCTGTAATATTACACTTGTTATCATCATCTGTGTGTCAACAACGGCGGTCGTTGTCCTTGGTCTGACGCTTCTGTGCTACATTTTTCAAATGCCATGGTACATTAAAGCTACATACCAGATCATCAGAGCCAAGTACAGGGCCCATAAAGAAGGTTCAGGCCAGGCTGTGGATTACACCTTTCATGCTTTCATCTCTTACAGCCATGCGGATGCAGACTGGGTTCGAAACCATCTGCTCCCTTGTCTAGAGAATTCTAAGCCTCCTTACCGCCTCTGCATCCATGAAAGAGACTTCACTCCAGGGAAGTGGATCATTGACAACATCATTGAGAACATTGAAGATAGTCGCAAGGTGTGTccacacatttatgttcttcAAAGATGCCCGTTTACAAAAGAAACATGCAGTGTCACCATTCTTAAAATTATTGGAGCAAGGATTCTCCAAAATCTTTTTTAATGAAGACTTCCATCACCAAAGTGTGGTGTGGATGTAAATATCTAAGCCTTCAAATTATAGAAGCCTATTTCCATCtcagagtaaaaaaataaaacgctGATtatatatctcagaattgcaacaTTATTTCCCATAA is drawn from Onychostoma macrolepis isolate SWU-2019 chromosome 16, ASM1243209v1, whole genome shotgun sequence and contains these coding sequences:
- the tlr18 gene encoding toll-like receptor 18 isoform X2, translated to MRMFVLLALLLSLQAVVHIKPAKANHSCKITSDMRSADCKGLRLDRVPITNLPASLEELDLSFNTIQNRTPGSSVTNLILEKLVLSDISNPDIMRFDWSFTWLSHVRQFIVWNVNFNSVPCDSWSEMKSVELLDISNNQLRDSYIYNPLCDTRNVLHNLETFNVSRNKLTSLSDLASLTKDFVKLTTIDMSHNQLRSMGNRVCSWRPTITKVIAHHNSLTSDSFNCLPTSVSFLDLSYSSLDQLDMDYFNKASNLTELLLSGNKIKFIPSGWRNPYLRMLALDGNSFGLVSLTSFKDMPSLHVLTAGNNPYHCTCDLYTFIQETTSKGKVTITDWPNNYKCYHPEHLLNTMVSQYFPGHLACNITLVIIICVSTTAVVVLGLTLLCYIFQMPWYIKATYQIIRAKYRAHKEGSGQAVDYTFHAFISYSHADADWVRNHLLPCLENSKPPYRLCIHERDFTPGKWIIDNIIENIEDSRKVIFVLSWNFVNSEWCNYELYFAQQRAIGKTFSDVILIVKEPIDPTSLPSKFCKLKRMLDTKTYLEWPQQPTEQSFFWVQLRSVLGKPNIIRQRTTSRHSRLSSVRSVSLIELPQDQSSAGTDEDGHQINDEPSNRCQQTCLKDINKVISGKGDQKEHAAVFPTFRI
- the tlr18 gene encoding toll-like receptor 18 isoform X3, giving the protein MRFDWSFTWLSHVRQFIVWNVNFNSVPCDSWSEMKSVELLDISNNQLRDSYIYNPLCDTRNVLHNLETFNVSRNKLTSLSDLASLTKDFVKLTTIDMSHNQLRSMGNRVCSWRPTITKVIAHHNSLTSDSFNCLPTSVSFLDLSYSSLDQLDMDYFNKASNLTELLLSGNKIKFIPSGWRNPYLRMLALDGNSFGLVSLTSFKDMPSLHVLTAGNNPYHCTCDLYTFIQETTSKGKVTITDWPNNYKCYHPEHLLNTMVSQYFPGHLACNITLVIIICVSTTAVVVLGLTLLCYIFQMPWYIKATYQIIRAKYRAHKEGSGQAVDYTFHAFISYSHADADWVRNHLLPCLENSKPPYRLCIHERDFTPGKWIIDNIIENIEDSRKVIFVLSWNFVNSEWCNYELYFAQQRAIGKTFSDVILIVKEPIDPTSLPSKFCKLKRMLDTKTYLEWPQQPTEQSFFWVQLRSVLGKPNIIRQRTTSRHSRLSSVRSVSLIELPQDQSSAGTDEDGHQINDEPSNRCQQTCLKDINKVISGKGDQKEHAAVFPTFRI